A window of Terriglobales bacterium contains these coding sequences:
- a CDS encoding arginine decarboxylase, pyruvoyl-dependent → MVPKRIFLTKGVGKHRERLTSFELALRDAGIASQNLVRVSSIFPPHCKLISRTHGLKYLNHGEVVFAVVAENSTKEPHRLMAASIGLAIPGDRSTYGYLSEHHSFGEDDFTAGEYAEELAAEMLATTLNVEFDPDRSWDEKKEIYRISNKIVRTMNITQSAVGDKRGLWTTVIASAIMIFE, encoded by the coding sequence ATGGTTCCCAAACGGATCTTTCTCACTAAGGGTGTGGGAAAACACCGCGAACGGCTTACCTCCTTCGAATTGGCGCTGCGCGATGCCGGCATCGCCTCGCAAAACCTCGTCCGCGTATCCTCCATCTTCCCTCCCCATTGCAAGCTCATCTCCCGCACCCACGGGCTTAAGTACCTCAATCATGGTGAGGTGGTGTTTGCTGTGGTGGCGGAGAACTCCACCAAGGAACCGCACCGGCTGATGGCCGCGAGCATCGGCCTGGCTATCCCCGGTGACCGCTCCACCTACGGCTATCTGAGCGAGCACCACTCCTTCGGTGAGGATGACTTCACCGCCGGCGAATACGCCGAGGAACTGGCCGCGGAGATGCTTGCCACCACCCTCAATGTGGAGTTCGATCCCGACCGGTCCTGGGACGAGAAGAAAGAGATCTACCGCATCTCCAACAAGATCGTGCGCACGATGAACATCACCCAGTCCGCCGTAGGCGACAAGCGCGGCCTGTGGACCACCGTCATCGCCTCCGCCATCATGATCTTCGAGTGA